The genomic window TACGTTCAAGCCGCCGTCAAAGGAGAGGGAGAAGCCGGTTTTTTTGACGGATTCCCTGTATTCATTCGAGCTGTTTTCCTCCGCCGCCTGGATGGTGACGTTGTCGCCGCTGATGGTGATATCTTGGTCGGCTGCGGCGCTGGAGGCCTGGATGGTTACGTCGTCTCCGGC from Acetonema longum DSM 6540 includes these protein-coding regions:
- a CDS encoding hemagglutinin repeat-containing protein encodes the protein EQDADGLTKITTDTYQYQKLDAAAGSELSGSTLVIKAGDDVTIQASSAAADQDITISGDNVTIQAAEENSSNEYRESVKKTGFSLSFDGGLNV